GTAGTCACatctcatttatttttaattccgGTGTTTCCAGGTTATGTTCACCAGTACAACTCATTAAATTCCCAGCCTGATGTCTTAAAGTCATTATATTCTCCCCTTCAACCCTCAAGTTCTTTGGAAGGTTTGAGGtaatcatcttttttttttctttttcttttttccagtGATATCCTATAATCTTGCTTCCAACCCTTATAAGAATGGAAGAGAGATACATCACAAGAATTTCTAACAGTTCATAACCGAAGATACTTGGATGAACTGGAAACTGCTATATTTCAAGCATCCTAAGGGAAGAAGTTTCTTTTGCTTGTGCACATGCAAAGAGGCATATGCATTAATACTTCAACTAAAACTGATGCAATATGTGTTGTGACAGGTATCATGATGCTGGTCGACTTTCTGATCAGCAGATGGCTTTGTTGCAATATCAGCGTGAAAACCTTCATTTTTTGAGTGAAGAGGTATCTCATGGTGTATTATTGAGATTGGTGGTTGTATTATTGCACTGATTCTTCTAACATGCAGTTCCCTCAGGTTTTTGACTAATGCTTTTAGTCACTTAAGTGTGGCATGGGAAATTAGGTGTTCCATGTTTGCATATTAAGTTTTTTCTAGTCgactttttattattgtattatTTATTCTTATTCTAAACTTGTATAGATCCTTCGATTGCAAGAGTGCTTAAGTAACTATGAACGAACTAATGATGGAAGCACACCTCAggtaattaatttctattatTGAAGTACTCTGTTGAATAGGAAAAGCTCTTGAAGTGATTTCTAACATGGACATGCATATTTTAGGACTGCATGCATGCTTGCATGCCTGCCATAGTAATTTAAGCAGTGATCTTGTTTCATGCTATTTGTTATATGAAAAATGATCAAAGCAATGCTTACCAGTGTCTGTTTTTGCAGGTTGACCTTGCCCATCTATTGGCAGCTCGTGATCAGGAACTACGGACGGTTTCTGCTGAGGTAATACCTGGTTTGAATACCAAGTGGGTTTTCCTCTTGATACtttatgaaaattcaaagGTTGTTAGTTTGATGCAGTTAGCTGATATCATCAGAATGAATATTTGAATGCTTCATATGTTGTTGTCTTCTACATCACATAATCAACGTTAATAGTTAACTCAGAGATATATTTACATTGCAGATGAATCAATTGCAGTCTGAGTTAAGGCTTGCTCGGTCGTTGATAGCTGAGAGGGATTCTGAAATCCAGAAAGTTCGGACGACCAACAATCAGGTATCCTACTGTATTAACTCTTAATgttcaaaattaaatatttggtTAATATCTgcccaaaaccctaaaaatccTGTGAATCAAACCTCATGTTTATGCCGTTAGATTcttgtattgcatagtttttctttattcttcgATTTCCTACCCATTTTAACTATTATTTGAACAGTACGTAGAGGAGAACGAAAGATTGAGAGCCATTTTAGGAGAATGGAGTACCCGAGCAGCAAAGGTATTATCATCCCTCCTCAAGTTATTTGTGAATAGCTACACTTTGTCAATGTAGTTGGCTTATCATTTTTCTTGCCATGAAATTTTTGGATAACGAATATGGTGATTTGTGATATTAAAGCTTGAACGAGCATTGGAGGCTGAGCGGATGTCCAATCTTGAATTACAAAAGAAGATTCCAACGCTCAGAAGTCAATCACAATCCTCATCTGAACCAACCAAGTAGCTTGGAGCTTCATCACTTTTTCTAGACGTGCATATTTGTAATTCTCTCCCTTTCATTTACTTCAGTTTGGGAAAGAAAATTTGGGAGGGAAAATGGACACGAAGCATTACACTTGTATATAACAATTGTGAATAAATCTATCAAAACAAAGCTGTAACTCTTTTTCAAAAACCAGCATGTTATGCGGAAGGATTTGATTACAACTTTTCCATTGTACAAGACGTAAGAGAATAACTTGTGGGTTTGATGGCCCAAAACTGCCGATACGCAATCCTTACAATTCTATTTGGTCCTCTATAGCTCAATTACAATGGCCTAACATGAGTTGTTTCGTTCAAAAAGAGACAACCAAAGACATAATTGTAAAAGTCACGGCCTCTAATTACTTCCTTGTCTCCAACTATAGCCTCCATATCGTATTTGCATGCTCTTCCACAGTCAGGACAGTAGGTCACCTACAAAGCGGTCAAAATTGCATTATTCGCACATCACTGTTTGAGACTAGCACGAAAGTGAGTTCAGCAATCCCTAATTTTGCAGAACTTCGGACTTCAATAAGCACCTCATTGATACTAAAGTGAAGAATCAGAAAAAGATGATGTTGCTTAAAATGCACATACCTCCAGTAACTTTGGCTGGAAAGAACTGTCAAGCATGACATCCACCCCATACATGGCCCTCGATGTTGTACTATGCATCTCTGGATGTACTCGTGCAGCTGCCTCAAAGACTGATCGGATCATTTTCTTAACTCTCGAATGAATATCCAACCAGTTAACTGCAACAAACACAGAATCAACGAAAGAAGTTAGTCAAGTACGCTTAGCATGCTAAAAGCCTAAAAACCTTTTCTCTTGAGGGTGAAGCAAGCAAACGAATACAAACTGGACATGCCCCTTATACCTTGGTGCTCCTGTTCAAATTCCCTCACAAATTCCGATGTGTTCTTGTGATTCAATGTCCCTCGGTAGTTCTGAAAGCCATAGTGAAGTGGTTATGAAATGAATTAACATTATATAAAGTCCTGTTGAATAATTCAAAAACTGAATTATAATCCTTATGCTACGGCATGGTGTGCAGAACATACCATAACAGTAAAGTGAGTCTCATACTCAAACAAACTGTGCTGGTCTAAAGAATATTGGTTGTTTGCCAATCTAACCTGAAATGGAGATGAAAATAACTAGTTGAAAAGAGAATTCTTACAGATAATAATTCAAACAATAAAGACCTGAAGGGATGTTCTTCCCATCAACTCCACAGAAGGTAAAAATATCCCTTCATGATTGGAAATCAGAAAGAATCTACTCAACAGAGACAACGTGCATACCCAGAAAGTGTCTGAAAGAAATATTTCCAAAGGGTTCATACTCCGGACTAAAACTATGTAGCGGATATCAAATTTTTTCCCTTGGAACAAAGCTGGGTGCTCAATATACTTCTGACATATCTTTGGTCCAGTCTCCATGAGCCGTATGATAGCAGATCTATTACCAGTGACAGTTGTATCTATAGTTCGTGCCATGTTCCAAGGTTTTAAGATCCATAGATTGTTAAGTCCATCTCTTTTACGTACACAATAGTCACCAATAAGTTGAGACAGATGTGTTTCAAGATTATACGTAGGCTGCAGCCATTCAGGAGATCCATGCGCCTGTTAATAGGGGGTAAAAAGATTCTGTTATTTCACTTTTGGTAAACAATTATAATAAGCAAGACGATTGTCTTGAAGGGAGAGAACTTAAGATATTTTAAACTGACGGACGAAAGACAAAGGAGGATCATGTAGAAGAGTATTAACACTAGCATTTGCATCCAATGTGAATCTGGTTTCTTAACCTTCTGAATAGTCTCTGCCAAATGATGTTTCATCACAATACACGCCTCAAAAGGAAACTGGTTTATGTACTGATTGTCTGTTATTCCTGTAGCCTTCTTCATATCCTCATCCACCTGTGTACACGTCCATATGATTTCTGCATCCTTCGGATCAGTGGCTGAAAGCACCACCCAAaaccgagagagagagagagagagagagagagagagagagatctatCAGAGCATGGCAACATAAAATACACACACTCAAAATATTCTAAAAGGAGAGTTCCTGAACAAGTACATAAGAAGTTAAGCCTAGAAAGTCATGCAAAACTGAACTACAATACTTACTGATTACAAACTCAGGACGTGTCAACAGTTCTTCTACTTGAGGTATATCAGTGTACACATGTAAAGCCGAGGTTTCACTACGATGCAGGCTTCTTGTTGGACATGAATCCAACGTCAGAGAGGTTAAATTCTTTGATTTCAAGCTCCGCTGGTGCTTTTCATACTCCTGCAGAAATTAATGTCAattaatatcaaaatttttgacaagcaacaatttgaaaataaattatagcTCAAACCAAATCCTAATGTTTTATTAGGTAACCATActctaataaaataattctccGGTGTATTGAACCAAGCTGTGAGTCTGGCAGAACGTTGCTTGTCCTCTCCAATACCAAAAAGATAATCACGAGTGCACTCATAACCTTTTTGAACATTCTGGATTGGCCATAATATCGAGAAGCTGAAAATAATACAaccaataaattattttaattaccgTGGTAGTTTCTCATACAAATTACACCAAAGACAAAGATGTATCAGTACAAATTATGCATATAACATCTCCATGGACCTATGTAAAGGACCAAAAGGAACATAGGCAATTAAATCCATTACTCCAAAGAACCCAGGTTTCTGCATCTACCTTTCAAATTGCCAATTTTGCCATACAAACAAGAAGAATGAAATTTCTACAGTACAATTATAAATTGGATACCAAGTTCATCTAAGAAGACGAGGAAAATTCgtaagaaaaacagaaaagcaaatggaaaaaaaaaaaaattgacaaccTCACAGCTGATGCTAGTGTCCCCTCTGGCATGAAGAGAAAAGGTGCCACTCTGAAATTTGGCTCATCACTATGCCGCAAAGCTGAACCCAGCTCATCCATCACGTATCTACAAAGAACAACAAAGCAGAGGATCATCAGTTCAAAGTAAATAATTGGTGTTTATTCATGTACGtgcaatttatttattctgtGACGATAGTGATCTCAATTATTCAAGAGATACAacaaaacaccaaacaagcagAACCAGAGTACAACGATATGCAATGCTCCACTATAACCATGCTTTTCTATTTGAAAATACTTTAATAATCCACCGCTTATGTTCATGGACATTTTCAATGCATGAATCATCGAGAAATCTGTTTTCTTTGAGATTGAGAAACATACAGTACAGAGGTCTCGTCGATCTTCTCCTCATCTGCAAGTCGATATGTCATTAAATATAGCCACATTGCATTTATAACACGATCAGTAAGTGGCTCATCTGCAGTCCACTCAGGAAGACGTGGCTGAAGCACTGAGTCAACCACATCCTTTTCAGTTTCAAGTATTTTTGATGCATTGACATCATTTAGTACTGAAATATTAGGAAGAGATTCAAGAATTTGTACAGCACTTTCTCCAAGAGGGCCAGGAATATCCACCTATAAAATAAGTTCACATTTTAATTATAGTCAAAGTGGTTTGTTCAACGAAGGAAACTTTATGCTAGAGAAAAGTATTCCTGAAGATATTACCTCCAGGGACtgtaaagaaggaaaattccTGAGTAACTGCAACAAGTCACCCACTGCGGTCTCTTCCAATGGATTTCCCCGAAGATTCAAGTATGAAAGACATGGAAGCTGAAGAGGTGTAAATgcctgaaaaaaaaagaagaagaaaaagtaacCATATCAGTGAATGCTGCTAGTTTACCAATCATCTAAGTATGTTCTTTGACTCTAAAAATCCACCATCATCCTTTACCATGTacgtaaaataaaatatcagaCTTCGTCAGCAGAAATAGTAAAatggttttgtgaaaaaagtGAGAGATATATAGAAAATGCTTGAACCTTATTGAACAAATTGTGAATACATCTATTTGACAGATCAAGATCAGTGACTTGCTTCAATGCGTTGTCAGGCTGATCAACGCTCCCTGGATTTTCCTTATCATACACTCCTCCGCAAAACCCCATTGCCCACTCATCATAATTGGAGGTAAACTTTGAGTTATATATTTCAAGATTCGGCAATTCTCGAAGAACTTTATCTGCCAATTCATCACCACTGAgttgacaaaaacaaaacagaacaaaacaaaacaaaatctctCAGAAGTGGCTCAGTTAAAGCAGACATTAACACCTTTCTGAATATTAATAAGCATGCTTACCAATTTTGTACAACTGGGTTATTGTTCAGCCATAGAGCTCTTAGATTTTTGAACTTAGTAACTTCCCGAACAACTACTCCCACATTCTCAAGCTTATTTCCACACAAGGATAATGCAAACAAACCCTGAAAGTATAAACATACTAGACcttaggaaaataaaatactgCAAGATGTTCAAAAAATCGCTAGgcggtaattataaatttattttgaactgcttgaggaggagagagaggagagagaggcagCTTGAGGTAGGTTTTCTTTAAAGTCAggggggaaaagaaaaaaaaaggacccgACCCGCCCAGGCCGCCTAGCGACTAGGCAGCGCCTATGCCGATTTTTCGAACACTTCTGATTGGGTTTATAGAGCTTTAGAAATGACATACTGGGCTCTTAGTAGACAAGTCTAAGGACGACAGCGTTTCATCATCGATGTCAAGGTCCTCAAGCTCCAACCACCTCACGTTCCCGTTGGCTTCAGTAATCTCATTTTCCAGTACCTCCAAAACGCTCCGTTTTGCATTGCCCTCACTCAAACGGTCCTCTTCTGACTCAGAATTCAAATCAGCATCCACACACATTATCGCCGCCATCCTCTCAGCCAACCCAGGAACTTCCATTAACTACACAACCAAACAAACCCCCAAAGATTAAAGCTTCATTCTTTTCGAATTTTTCTCGGAAACCAAACAGAGCACTAGAAAATCAGGACGGCTAGAGAAGTAAAGAACCTGCTTGTAAGCGTCGGAGAGGCGGAAAGTCCAGGCGTGATCGATAAGGAAGACGTCGGAGTGTTCGGGCATGGAGTCGGAGGTCAAAACAAGACGCCGCTGACGGCCGTCCTCGGTGGGCTCGATTTGGAAGTGGGACCCGCCATCGAAGCTCTCCGAAAGAAGCTTCTGGAACAGCTGGCGGTGCAGTGACTGAGGCAATCCCGAGGCTGCCAGAAGCAGACCGTGAACTTTGACAAAGTCCTCGTAGGTTTCGATTCTCGTCATTGCGATTGTCGACTGCGTACGACGAGGTTTCACTTGCTGTGTCTGATCTGATGAGTGTACCACTGGTTTTGGCGGCGGCTGAGTGAgaaaaaaggaggaagaggagtCTAATTTCCAGGAGAATTTAGATTTGGGTTGGGCTTTATTTGGTTCCACAATTATTCGGCTTAATGGGTTGGATATTGGTTGGGCCCACTTTGTGAGAGTGggtccttattttttttaagcgAACAGGAACCCCCTTTGGCCCTGAGCCAAGCATTCCCTTTCAGGAAAGTCCCAACAGTATACTTCATGGCCTCTGTCTTGTCAATGACTTTATATCCAGACCACTTGACCCTGTTATCAGTCTTGGCACTCTTGCTGCCACTGCCTGATGCTTCTCAGGACCTGCCGTGTTTCTGAATCCCATGGACTTTGCCACAAAACCTTCTCCTAAGGCGGTTGAAacagaaacaaatgaaaaaaaaaggaataagtGCCATTGACAATGGCATTAACTTCTTACAGTAAGTATGGAAGTGGAGCATATCATATGGTTTAAAATGGTGAGTTAggccttatatatatatccgtCTGCAAAGTTCTTATTCCCGGTGATGATGCTCTTCTGTGACCCATCACCGTATATGGTAACATTTGGCATCTTTTTTGTCACAATCACAGTCTCATCAGTCATCATAGACTCCTCCTTTAACGTAGATGATATATCTGAATTTTCATAAGGCTAAAAACAAACTAATAAATGCAGATAGCAAGTGTGTGTAATTATTTGGATCTTGACTCTCTCTTGGGTTCACCAtagaatgaaaaggaaaaattgtgTTGAAGAAGATTAACATTGGATAGCCATTGAAGGTTCAGCAGACAAACGCTGCATCAACGCAAACCCAATTGAaaggccaaaatcatttttagATCCACTTTTCTTCATCTCGAtgttcatttttatatttgttagATTGGTTGAATGGACCTCTCTTCTCTGCGAGCCATGGACCTCGCAGGGGAGGAGTaaacgtatagccgtgcggctatgctctttaaatagaatattttaaacgtatagccgtccggctatactctataaaaggaatattttaaacataccgtcgtgcggctataccatttaaatagaatattttaaaagtatagccgggcggctataccatttaaatagaatatttatAAAGTATATCCGCACGGCTATATATActttaaatagaatattttaacagtatagccgcgcggctatactatttaattagaatattttaaaagtatagccggtcggctatacctattaaatataataatttaaaaatatagctGGCGGCCATACCGAGCTctgcatttcttttttaattactttaattagtattttaaaatgttattaaagaaaaaatataataaaacttacgaagttaattaaaatatttaatactaattattccCTAAAGAAATAGATGAATGAAAATGTAGAACACAAGACATTTGGATGTTAAAAGAAACAGTAAGAACGGGGTTCGCTAGGTTCATAATGTCTTTGAATGTGTAAAACATACGAATCTGGTACTCGCTTCCAAACGACATGAAACTAGAGGCAAGAAAACTCGGgtgattttttctttcaattcatttgaaattttggaaggGAGGAACGGGAAGGATAATCCGGACCCAAATCTGAGCGAAACAGGGTGAGAAACTGGAAAGAAAAGGGAGATGATGCAAGGGAATGCAAGATTCAAAGTGTCCGGGAGAAATTTAGATTTGGGTTGGGCTTTATTTGCTTAGATAGTAGTTGGGCTCACTTCTGGAGAATATCTTGACTTCAATTGCGTCAAAGTCAAAGGCAGAAAGTCAAAGAAAGAGACAAAAGATCATTAGACCCCAAATTCAATTTTCATGTGGGGTTGAGGCCCACTTTATTACAAGGCTTCTTAAAAATCATCTCTTTCGTCCCCTAATTTCTCCTCATTCAACGGAGACGTGCAAAATGCCCCTCATCAGTACCTGCtatgtgtttttggaaaaTTCGATGTCCAAACTGTCACCTACTGTAGGTACTGTTAAATGTTATCCtccctccttttttttgtgtggtggATGCATCGATTACTTTaatgttttgtgtttttaactTCATTTTGAGTGCATGTTGCTTTGCCTAACAACAAAAGTTGCACAAAAGATTACACCATTGACTTCATTTTTAGTGAAGACCTACCTTCATCCAACACAAAATCTTAAAGTTAAAGATAGATGCATTCAGTCGTAAACTATGAGTATCAAAGTAAATATAGATGCTTTTATGTTTCTACAAGTTCAATTCTAGAATGTTCGAGTTTACACATCATCATATCTTTGTCCTTTTTCTATAGCTTTTACTTTCGAGAAGCATTAGAATATATAATAgaacaataatattatttgtacCACATTTACTAATCATCTATTTAATAGAGGTGACTCCTATCATTATATATGCGACCAGAGGCAGAGCCACACAGGGGCCAGTGTGGTCCCGGGCCCTCActcaagtttttttatattttaaaagtaatatatttttatgtatatctatatgtatattacttttaaatactttctGTTTTAATATGTACTCATATGTGTTGTGGTGGACCTATTAAGGCACAAGGAGGTGCTTCAAATTGTCATTTTGCTCAACTGGTGGTGGTGCACTTCAAGTgtacagattaccttatttccattttcaacctttaagtaaatgtctttgtccttttactttcatttatttttatattattccatttacttaagtttatagtgtaaataaggaagtaccccctatttggatttaaataaaaatactagaaaatcaaattcccaccaaattaaaatatcaaacaatcgtttttagtgcaaaatacaatttatgctaaaaatgatggctcattaagtcaatatatacttcatactaaaatcccataaaatcaagttttcttatttgatgtgtaaggaataaaagccgccaaaaattatcttaagaaaatgattattatgaaaaaccatttttcatacttagtcaatatttacataaaacattttttcatgtatgatatgaatgcataAAGGGGcctaaggtttttttttttttttttttttttaagttgcTACTCTTTGTCTATCTCTTGCAatatgtgatatatatatatatatatatactatttttcGTATGTATTATGAATTCGAATTTTTGATTCTTTATAATTTGTAAGAGGCCCCCACACACATGAAATTTTGGCTTCGCCACTGTATGCGACATGTTTGTATTAGAGAGGAAGTCAATAAATATGGTATAAATAGCATGTGAAGTTCTACAATACGTGATCTTTATTCTAAATTTCAACTCGGctcataaaaattcaaaattgttatgaataaacCACTCTTATATTATTAAACGTGTTATTTGTATATGACATAATACCATATACCATAGTGATAAATATTACGAATGTACAATTGCTTTTCGAATCTCTCTATCTTGTTCTCATGAGGAGAGGAACACAAATGATAGGTGCACGAACAAAACACTATCACCAAGCCACATTATGAGAGAAATACAAAGAATAAGTATTTACACAACTATATACCTAAGAATTTGTACCCGATGAGAAGGCATAATAGAGATTTTTGTGTTtaccaaaaaatataatttattaaaagattCTAGATATTATGGGAAACCATGTTCTGGTGAAACCTGCAAGCAAGCATAAATCAACCAATGTGCTAGAATCTATGatcatcatctttttcctttttggttgGGATGGATGAGGACTTTGGGCGCTTGCTAAGAGCAAAGTGTAAAGAAATATTCATCATTATCAAAATCACAGTGGGGCCAGCCATCACATTCACACACAGACAGAATCAACCAGATCCTTGTTCAGCATCAAAACACCACAGTTCATACCATGAGCCGACCACACACAAAATCTCCCCAcaccccaaaagaaaagattttttttaaaaatggataAATTAATAAGCAGATAACTCAGTTTACTGTTCCCCATATTCCCatattttaagttttggtTCAAATCAGGATAAGGCTTGGCCTCACTTATttattctctccttttatCTTTCCCTTCGCTTCATTTATCCATATTTCAATTCAGATAGACTTTTCTCAGAAACAgagtatatatttatatgagaaaaatggagaaaatatCGCCACCCCATGTGCTCTTCACCAGCTATTAATAGCCCATCTCAGtcatctctcttctctctgttttctttcaaTCCAAATCCACTCTTTTTTCTATGCAAGCTTCCAACTTTGAACCAGCCCACATGCCTATTGCTTTAGACAGAAATGGTGGTGGCGGCAATATGATCCAAAGGCCGAGGTTCATCCACGGGATGCCTTGTCTCTCGATGCACGACTCGTCGGAGAACAAGGGCTTTGCTCAACATCGTCGTTTGGAGCAGGACTTGGACTCTTGTAGTTCGTCTTCAGTTGGTCGGAATAGTGATTCGTCTGATGGGTCATCGGAGGGCGACGACTCTGGTGAGGCTGAGATTCAGAGCTCGTATAAAGGACCTTTGGACACCATGGACCAGCTTGAGGAGGTTTTGCCTGTCAAGTATGTTATTTGCCACCTTTTACTTTGCtgggtttttatttactttgGATTTTAATTGGTTGCTTTTGTAGTTTTATTGAAttagagaattgggttttcgTAATTTTGGTTGAAGTTTGATGCTTGATTGGTTTTTGGAGAATATTGCTGTTTCTTATTGAACAAAGACTTGAGCTTGAGTATTATTAGCATCTGTTGTTTTGCtaattattcaataatatacaGAAACCCccagaaatgaaaaattggaaacaaGAGAGAAAGCGAAGCAGTTATGTTTGAAGCT
Above is a genomic segment from Prunus dulcis chromosome 7, ALMONDv2, whole genome shotgun sequence containing:
- the LOC117634205 gene encoding protein FIP1; this translates as MSTERERHASLPSTSPEDNALFLDIMHEAPLFGHRKSRSLFGSVFYLIILVGYASLAVAAPWIFHPIRDLIPQLLCSCNVLLLIVTGIFQQYLVYQVQKIRLQGYYSFSQKLKHIVRLPFAATSYGTAAMLLVMVWRPHISFLTLPAILRTVMVIEAICAGSFMSIYIGYVHQYNSLNSQPDVLKSLYSPLQPSSSLEGLRYHDAGRLSDQQMALLQYQRENLHFLSEEILRLQECLSNYERTNDGSTPQVDLAHLLAARDQELRTVSAEMNQLQSELRLARSLIAERDSEIQKVRTTNNQYVEENERLRAILGEWSTRAAKLERALEAERMSNLELQKKIPTLRSQSQSSSEPTK
- the LOC117634204 gene encoding tubulin--tyrosine ligase-like protein 12 isoform X1, which encodes MTRIETYEDFVKVHGLLLAASGLPQSLHRQLFQKLLSESFDGGSHFQIEPTEDGRQRRLVLTSDSMPEHSDVFLIDHAWTFRLSDAYKQLMEVPGLAERMAAIMCVDADLNSESEEDRLSEGNAKRSVLEVLENEITEANGNVRWLELEDLDIDDETLSSLDLSTKSPGLFALSLCGNKLENVGVVVREVTKFKNLRALWLNNNPVVQNCGDELADKVLRELPNLEIYNSKFTSNYDEWAMGFCGGVYDKENPGSVDQPDNALKQVTDLDLSNRCIHNLFNKAFTPLQLPCLSYLNLRGNPLEETAVGDLLQLLRNFPSLQSLEVDIPGPLGESAVQILESLPNISVLNDVNASKILETEKDVVDSVLQPRLPEWTADEPLTDRVINAMWLYLMTYRLADEEKIDETSVLYVMDELGSALRHSDEPNFRVAPFLFMPEGTLASAVSFSILWPIQNVQKGYECTRDYLFGIGEDKQRSARLTAWFNTPENYFIREYEKHQRSLKSKNLTSLTLDSCPTRSLHRSETSALHVYTDIPQVEELLTRPEFVITTDPKDAEIIWTCTQVDEDMKKATGITDNQYINQFPFEACIVMKHHLAETIQKAHGSPEWLQPTYNLETHLSQLIGDYCVRKRDGLNNLWILKPWNMARTIDTTVTGNRSAIIRLMETGPKICQKYIEHPALFQGKKFDIRYIVLVRSMNPLEIFLSDTFWVRLANNQYSLDQHSLFEYETHFTVMNYRGTLNHKNTSEFVREFEQEHQVNWLDIHSRVKKMIRSVFEAAARVHPEMHSTTSRAMYGVDVMLDSSFQPKLLEVTYCPDCGRACKYDMEAIVGDKEVIRGRDFYNYVFGCLFLNETTHVRPL
- the LOC117634204 gene encoding tubulin--tyrosine ligase-like protein 12 isoform X2, with the protein product MTRIETYEDFVKVHGLLLAASGLPQSLHRQLFQKLLSESFDGGSHFQIEPTEDGRQRRLVLTSDSMPEHSDVFLIDHAWTFRLSDAYKQLMEVPGLAERMAAIMCVDADLNSESEEDRLSEGNAKRSVLEVLENEITEANGNVRWLELEDLDIDDETLSSLDLSTKSPGLFALSLCGNKLENVGVVVREVTKFKNLRALWLNNNPVVQNCGDELADKVLRELPNLEIYNSKFTSNYDEWAMGFCGGVYDKENPGSVDQPDNALKQVTDLDLSNRCIHNLFNKAFTPLQLPCLSYLNLRGNPLEETAVGDLLQLLRNFPSLQSLEVDIPGPLGESAVQILESLPNISVLNDVNASKILETEKDVVDSVLQPRLPEWTADEPLTDRVINAMWLYLMTYRLADEEKIDETSVLYVMDELGSALRHSDEPNFRVAPFLFMPEGTLASAVSFSILWPIQNVQKGYECTRDYLFGIGEDKQRSARLTAWFNTPENYFIREYEKHQRSLKSKNLTSLTLDSCPTRSLHRSETSALHVYTDIPQVEELLTRPEFVITTDPKDAEIIWTCTQVDEDMKKATGITDNQYINQFPFEACIVMKHHLAETIQKAHGSPEWLQPTYNLETHLSQLIGDYCVRKRDGLNNLWILKPWNMARTIDTTVTGNRSAIIRLMETGPKICQKYIEHPALFQGKKFDIRYIVLVRSMNPLEIFLSDTFWVRLANNQYSLDQHSLFEYETHFTVMNYRGTLNHKNTSEFVREFEQEHQELRK